In Archaeoglobaceae archaeon, one genomic interval encodes:
- a CDS encoding carboxymuconolactone decarboxylase family protein, with product MIGGYMTQHEKVVKSIEKKMGFAPGIMKLVKELDPKAVEFYEFCDKAIQEDGALPAKFKLMLVMAMGAQRHCKECVTSAMRGAMNRGATREEIVEAIRVIFVAGGAQAVAACREAIEELIKK from the coding sequence ATGATTGGTGGTTATATGACTCAGCACGAAAAAGTTGTTAAAAGCATAGAGAAGAAGATGGGGTTTGCCCCGGGAATTATGAAGCTTGTTAAAGAGCTTGATCCGAAGGCTGTTGAGTTCTATGAGTTCTGCGATAAAGCAATACAGGAAGACGGAGCTCTGCCTGCGAAGTTCAAGCTCATGCTGGTTATGGCAATGGGAGCCCAAAGGCATTGCAAGGAATGCGTCACTTCAGCAATGCGAGGGGCGATGAACCGTGGAGCTACGAGAGAAGAAATCGTCGAGGCAATTCGGGTGATCTTCGTTGCAGGCGGTGCTCAGGCGGTCGCGGCGTGCAGAGAGGCTATTGAGGAGCTTATTAAGAAGTAA
- the hypF gene encoding carbamoyltransferase HypF, which yields MLKAIRIKLIGVVQGVGLRPFVYRLAVAKALNGYVRNMGGSEVEILVEGSDEALKSFIDRLQKEKPISARFEQVIIEEVEPCGYKDFKILKSDSKFEERSIIPPDFAICKDCAQEILSSGSRFYRYHWNSCAWCGPRFSMLYSLPYDRENTAMNQFPLCEECSSDYGNPGNLRRFHAQGISCPKCGPKTLVYDLNGKRMVVEDAVDFAVEKLLEGKILAIKGIGGYHIACLGSDDSIVLELRKRKRRENKPFALMAKDYSVVEKIADPPSGAKELLESPERPIVVMPKKGSSVSEFVAPGLSTIGIMLPYSAFQILLLSKIPDGFLIMTSGNVHGKPMCRNLEEVFSQLSGIVDYVVEHEREIVHRVDDSVLRFTDGEPVFLRRGRGYAPEWIKVCRDLPNGIALGAELQTAGAISFDNKVVLTQFIGDLDEIENLEAMKSEISWLVENYRIKPEFIAIDMHPLYHNRKLLKDFPSAPVFEVQHHHAHAVSAIAELGLEPEDKALAITIDGTGYGDDGAIWGGEVLIANWKEYERIASLKPFNLPGGDSSAKYPAKSLIALMSSYGFKEDEILELLNERNLIDSLPYGLKEAEITCMIAKKGKGVATTSLGRILDAFSALLGICTERTYEGEPPMKLEALADFGKDFKLTAKLCKEDRILIDVKNLLEWAIESEGKKEDLARTVLQGIGRALGLTALEVFRQRSLEYEKVIVTGGAGVNTYLVKGIREILSAEEIEVYLPRKTPLGDGGIALGQILIASANLML from the coding sequence ATGCTCAAAGCGATCAGAATCAAGCTCATCGGAGTTGTTCAGGGAGTTGGTTTAAGACCATTTGTTTACCGCTTGGCGGTAGCCAAAGCTCTTAATGGCTATGTTCGAAATATGGGGGGTAGCGAAGTCGAAATTCTTGTAGAGGGTTCTGATGAAGCCTTAAAATCCTTCATAGATAGACTGCAAAAGGAAAAACCGATTTCCGCAAGGTTCGAGCAAGTTATTATTGAAGAAGTTGAGCCTTGTGGCTATAAGGATTTCAAAATTCTAAAAAGCGATTCGAAATTTGAGGAAAGAAGCATAATCCCGCCAGATTTTGCGATCTGCAAAGACTGTGCTCAAGAAATCTTGAGCTCAGGCAGTAGATTCTATCGCTACCACTGGAACAGCTGTGCTTGGTGCGGTCCGAGATTTTCCATGCTCTATAGTTTGCCATACGACCGTGAAAACACCGCAATGAACCAATTTCCTCTTTGCGAAGAATGCTCAAGTGATTATGGCAATCCAGGGAATTTGAGGAGATTTCATGCTCAGGGAATAAGCTGTCCAAAGTGCGGTCCGAAAACGCTCGTTTACGATTTGAATGGAAAAAGAATGGTTGTGGAGGATGCAGTTGATTTTGCGGTCGAGAAGCTCCTTGAAGGTAAGATTCTCGCTATAAAGGGAATTGGTGGTTATCACATAGCCTGTCTTGGCTCAGACGACTCCATCGTCTTGGAGCTGAGGAAGAGAAAAAGAAGGGAGAACAAACCATTTGCCTTAATGGCGAAAGATTATAGTGTGGTAGAGAAAATTGCAGACCCGCCCTCGGGGGCAAAAGAGCTTTTGGAGTCTCCAGAAAGACCAATAGTTGTGATGCCAAAGAAAGGCTCTTCGGTTTCTGAATTCGTTGCTCCGGGGCTTTCCACAATCGGAATAATGCTTCCTTACTCAGCATTTCAGATTCTTCTTTTAAGCAAAATTCCAGACGGATTTCTAATAATGACGAGCGGAAATGTTCACGGAAAGCCGATGTGCAGAAACCTTGAAGAAGTTTTTTCACAGCTTTCTGGCATTGTTGACTACGTTGTTGAGCATGAAAGGGAAATCGTGCACAGGGTTGATGACAGCGTTCTGAGATTCACAGATGGTGAGCCTGTTTTCCTGCGAAGAGGCAGGGGCTATGCTCCTGAGTGGATTAAAGTTTGCAGAGATTTGCCCAATGGCATAGCTCTTGGAGCAGAGCTACAAACCGCTGGAGCAATTTCATTTGATAACAAGGTTGTTTTAACGCAATTCATTGGAGACCTTGATGAAATCGAGAATCTTGAGGCAATGAAGAGCGAAATAAGCTGGCTTGTTGAGAATTACCGAATAAAGCCCGAATTCATAGCCATTGACATGCATCCACTTTATCACAACAGAAAATTGCTCAAAGATTTTCCTTCAGCCCCAGTTTTTGAAGTCCAGCACCATCATGCTCACGCAGTGTCTGCAATTGCAGAACTCGGCTTGGAACCAGAAGATAAGGCTTTAGCGATAACGATCGACGGAACTGGTTATGGCGACGACGGGGCTATATGGGGTGGAGAAGTGCTGATTGCAAACTGGAAAGAATACGAAAGGATTGCAAGCCTTAAGCCATTCAACCTTCCTGGCGGAGACAGCTCCGCAAAATATCCCGCAAAATCTCTGATTGCCCTAATGAGCTCTTATGGGTTTAAAGAGGATGAAATTCTTGAGCTTCTGAATGAAAGAAACCTAATCGATTCTTTGCCCTATGGCTTGAAAGAAGCTGAAATCACATGCATGATTGCAAAGAAAGGAAAAGGAGTTGCAACTACAAGCTTGGGAAGGATTTTAGATGCCTTTTCAGCACTGCTTGGCATTTGCACAGAAAGAACCTATGAGGGAGAGCCACCGATGAAGCTTGAAGCCTTGGCAGACTTTGGAAAGGACTTTAAGCTAACTGCGAAGCTTTGCAAAGAAGACAGAATCCTTATAGACGTTAAGAACTTGCTCGAATGGGCAATTGAAAGCGAAGGTAAAAAAGAGGACCTCGCAAGAACAGTTTTGCAGGGAATAGGGAGGGCACTTGGCTTGACTGCACTCGAGGTTTTCAGGCAAAGGAGTCTGGAATACGAAAAAGTTATTGTCACTGGTGGTGCGGGTGTGAATACATACCTCGTTAAAGGAATTCGGGAGATTCTCTCCGCAGAAGAAATTGAGGTTTATTTGCCCAGAAAAACCCCCCTTGGGGACGGTGGAATCGCTTTGGGGCAAATACTTATAGCTTCAGCCAATTTGATGCTTTAA
- a CDS encoding AMP-binding protein yields MSINAFSAQKVELEEFWINEAKSLIWKKKFERVLEGDLCSAKWFLGGRINVYENLIKKHSKTENWNKTAIISENEIGEVRKISYAELDQLAGRIASGLKDNGLQAGDWLLIYAPPCIESFATILAGVKLGSPFEVVFTGFGWLEVAKRIALRKPRIVFTVDGFYRNKKILEPLKTLRKALDFLKFKPKVIVHNRFGSKLYNELAFEELLGKGSGRSAIFDSQDPLFGLHVGYEEEFKPVTHSAGGFLVQAISTAKMLGISSSDTIFCTIWPCWITGATYGIFAPLMLGSTILSYEGAPDYPNWNRYLELIEKHKATIFITAGGILRILSERDFSRDLSLKAVFSTPDMLNAEVLSKIQRIFGEAQLKVTFIQGELGSFVTNSNAQTPLGSVGKAMPGFLLDVIDQKGAPIRNKIERLIVRAPWPAMPLDREFRALLKNGFYDTMNLGLINDDGYIFSFGRRDSVLRIKGYRLSPGAIESAIEFNDTKKAVVVGIKDEDGDELPIVIVEGAISDEDIKRKISERFGAFIKPYTVLSVERIQGDKNEIRRALKNALREKRDLSKVYEILKHQIG; encoded by the coding sequence ATGTCCATAAATGCTTTCTCTGCTCAGAAAGTGGAGTTAGAAGAGTTTTGGATTAACGAAGCTAAAAGCCTGATCTGGAAAAAGAAGTTCGAGCGAGTTCTAGAGGGGGATCTATGCAGTGCCAAGTGGTTTTTGGGCGGTAGGATCAATGTATACGAGAACTTGATCAAAAAGCATTCCAAGACGGAGAACTGGAACAAGACTGCAATAATCAGCGAAAATGAGATTGGAGAAGTCAGAAAAATAAGCTATGCGGAATTGGATCAGCTTGCAGGCAGAATAGCTTCAGGATTAAAGGATAATGGATTGCAAGCAGGAGATTGGCTCCTGATATATGCTCCCCCATGCATAGAGTCGTTTGCAACGATCTTAGCGGGAGTTAAGCTTGGATCTCCGTTCGAGGTAGTTTTTACTGGTTTTGGATGGCTTGAAGTGGCGAAGAGAATTGCCCTAAGAAAACCGAGAATTGTTTTTACTGTAGATGGATTTTATAGAAACAAGAAAATCTTAGAGCCTTTAAAAACCTTAAGGAAGGCTTTGGATTTCCTAAAATTTAAGCCAAAAGTCATAGTCCATAACAGATTCGGCTCGAAGCTTTACAATGAATTGGCATTCGAAGAGCTTCTTGGCAAAGGTTCTGGAAGATCTGCAATCTTTGATTCCCAAGATCCGCTTTTCGGATTGCATGTTGGCTATGAAGAGGAATTCAAGCCAGTAACTCATTCAGCTGGAGGATTTCTGGTTCAGGCGATTTCAACAGCCAAAATGCTCGGAATTAGCTCATCCGACACCATTTTCTGCACGATCTGGCCTTGCTGGATCACTGGAGCCACTTACGGTATTTTTGCACCTTTAATGCTTGGTTCAACAATTCTGAGCTACGAAGGAGCTCCAGATTACCCAAATTGGAATCGATATCTTGAATTGATTGAAAAGCACAAGGCAACGATTTTCATAACTGCGGGCGGAATTTTAAGAATTCTTTCAGAAAGGGACTTTAGCAGAGATTTAAGCCTTAAGGCGGTATTCTCAACTCCCGACATGCTAAACGCGGAAGTCCTAAGCAAAATTCAGAGAATTTTTGGAGAAGCACAGCTAAAAGTAACGTTTATTCAGGGTGAGCTTGGAAGCTTTGTAACGAATTCCAATGCTCAAACTCCTTTAGGTTCCGTTGGCAAAGCTATGCCGGGATTTTTACTGGATGTGATCGATCAGAAAGGGGCTCCGATAAGAAACAAGATCGAAAGGCTCATTGTTAGAGCACCTTGGCCTGCAATGCCTCTGGATCGTGAATTCAGGGCTTTATTGAAAAATGGCTTCTACGACACGATGAACCTCGGGCTCATAAACGATGACGGCTACATCTTCTCATTTGGCAGAAGGGACAGCGTTTTGAGAATTAAAGGATACAGATTGAGTCCCGGGGCAATTGAGAGCGCGATAGAATTTAATGACACAAAGAAGGCGGTTGTTGTTGGGATTAAAGATGAAGATGGAGATGAATTGCCGATCGTGATTGTTGAAGGAGCAATTAGCGATGAAGACATAAAGAGAAAAATTTCAGAACGATTTGGAGCCTTTATCAAACCCTACACAGTCTTGAGTGTTGAAAGAATTCAGGGAGACAAAAATGAAATCAGAAGAGCTTTAAAGAACGCTCTTAGGGAAAAAAGAGACCTGAGTAAAGTTTATGAAATCTTAAAGCATCAAATTGGCTGA
- the hypE gene encoding hydrogenase expression/formation protein HypE has product MKFVKLAHGSGGEETGELLNEILFSKVPERLKKVPEGLGIDLPDDGAVIPVKNSKIVVSTDSYTVNPPFFPGGNIGMLSAIGSINDVVVMGAKPIAGLDSIIVEEGFPIEDLKTIVDSLIEVFKKEGVALVGGDFKVMPKGGIDRIVITTTVLGIAERTIVDLPKEGDKLIVTDYVGDHGAVIMMLQMGLSDVEELKCGMLRSDAKPLTALLPVINAYSEHINACRDITRGGLGGVLNDWAKNVEAVLVVDSDLPIKEPVKRYSEMLGIDPIYLASEGSALFSVSSEVAEEFLEALKKQGFENARLIGEVRKSEKYKGYVLMKTAVGGFRIVEPPRGELVPRIC; this is encoded by the coding sequence GTGAAATTCGTTAAATTAGCCCATGGGTCTGGCGGAGAAGAAACTGGAGAGTTGCTTAACGAAATTCTGTTCTCTAAGGTTCCAGAAAGATTAAAGAAGGTCCCTGAAGGACTTGGGATTGATCTTCCCGATGACGGTGCGGTGATTCCTGTAAAAAACTCAAAGATCGTTGTTTCTACGGACTCATACACGGTAAACCCCCCATTTTTTCCCGGGGGCAATATAGGAATGCTCTCAGCGATAGGCTCGATCAACGACGTTGTTGTTATGGGGGCAAAGCCAATAGCGGGGCTTGATTCGATCATAGTCGAAGAGGGTTTTCCGATTGAAGATCTAAAGACCATAGTCGATTCGCTGATTGAAGTTTTCAAGAAAGAAGGTGTTGCACTGGTTGGTGGTGACTTTAAAGTCATGCCAAAAGGGGGAATTGACAGAATAGTGATTACAACCACGGTTCTTGGGATCGCTGAGAGAACAATTGTCGATCTGCCGAAAGAAGGGGACAAGCTGATCGTAACAGACTATGTAGGCGATCACGGAGCGGTGATAATGATGCTCCAGATGGGTCTCAGCGATGTGGAAGAGCTTAAATGCGGAATGCTCAGGAGCGATGCAAAGCCACTTACAGCACTTCTGCCAGTCATTAACGCTTACTCTGAGCACATAAACGCATGCAGAGACATTACAAGGGGCGGACTTGGAGGCGTGCTTAACGACTGGGCTAAAAATGTTGAAGCTGTGCTTGTTGTCGACAGCGATCTGCCAATAAAGGAACCAGTCAAAAGATATTCTGAAATGCTTGGCATAGATCCGATCTACTTAGCAAGCGAGGGTTCTGCACTTTTCTCTGTTAGCTCTGAAGTTGCTGAAGAGTTTCTTGAGGCTCTAAAAAAGCAAGGCTTTGAGAATGCTCGCTTGATCGGAGAAGTCCGAAAGAGCGAGAAATACAAGGGCTATGTGCTCATGAAAACTGCTGTAGGTGGCTTCAGAATTGTCGAGCCCCCGAGAGGAGAGCTTGTTCCAAGGATCTGCTGA
- a CDS encoding HypC/HybG/HupF family hydrogenase formation chaperone yields MCWGVPAVVRKIDGEFAEIDYGDGVLRKVIVGIAEEKLNKGDLVIVHAGVIITKLSFEDASTTAEMLRDIARTAGESSDLLEHYERILKLSKEVKE; encoded by the coding sequence ATGTGCTGGGGAGTGCCTGCGGTTGTGCGCAAGATCGACGGCGAATTCGCTGAGATCGACTACGGTGACGGAGTGCTTAGGAAAGTCATCGTTGGCATAGCGGAAGAGAAGCTGAATAAAGGGGATCTTGTGATCGTGCACGCGGGCGTCATAATCACAAAGCTGAGCTTTGAAGATGCAAGCACAACTGCGGAAATGCTCAGAGATATAGCAAGGACTGCTGGCGAAAGCTCTGATTTGCTTGAGCATTACGAGAGAATTCTGAAACTCTCTAAAGAGGTGAAAGAGTGA
- the hypD gene encoding hydrogenase formation protein HypD: MSEEASQTIKSLEKIFRNNANLAKTLVGYIDKFYSKLQKDFGSFKIMDFCGTHEWTITHYGLRSLMPEGLELVAGPGCPVCVTPSYYIENAIRLGFEGIVIYTYGDVYRLPSLKPLNGASSLAEAKALGAEIKIVTGIGDAILDARAHGKEAVFLGIGFETVASGYAQTLISNLLPENLKLMSLVKLTPPAMIATVDILEKEEENSVKGIIAPGHVSTIIGAKSWKPVADRHKIPVVVTGFEPIDVLIAIAEILKQLVRGEAKVSIEYTRAVSWEGDLKAQEMICRAFKVVEDAWRGIGFLPESGLRISDHFASFDAFREYGIPEIAPESCQADLPKGCRCAEVVIGKEKPTNCPLFMKKCTPSSPVGPCMVSLEGTCAIWARFGANGLADRIADELELR; encoded by the coding sequence ATGAGTGAAGAAGCCTCTCAAACAATAAAAAGTCTTGAAAAAATCTTCAGAAACAATGCGAACTTAGCCAAAACTCTCGTGGGTTATATTGACAAGTTTTACAGCAAATTGCAGAAAGATTTCGGGAGCTTTAAGATCATGGACTTCTGCGGAACGCATGAGTGGACGATAACGCACTATGGGCTGCGAAGCCTGATGCCTGAAGGCTTGGAGCTTGTTGCTGGTCCTGGATGTCCAGTTTGCGTTACTCCATCTTACTATATAGAAAATGCAATCCGATTAGGCTTTGAAGGGATTGTAATTTACACCTACGGCGACGTTTATAGACTTCCGAGCCTTAAGCCTTTAAATGGTGCAAGTTCCTTAGCAGAAGCGAAGGCTTTGGGTGCTGAAATAAAGATCGTAACTGGAATAGGAGATGCAATACTTGACGCAAGAGCTCATGGTAAAGAGGCTGTATTTTTGGGAATTGGCTTCGAAACCGTCGCCTCTGGCTATGCACAGACACTCATAAGCAATCTTTTGCCTGAAAATCTGAAGCTGATGAGCTTGGTAAAGTTAACACCACCCGCAATGATTGCAACAGTCGATATACTTGAAAAAGAGGAAGAAAATTCAGTCAAGGGAATTATAGCTCCCGGGCATGTTTCAACGATCATTGGAGCAAAGTCCTGGAAGCCTGTTGCAGACAGGCACAAGATCCCGGTAGTCGTCACGGGCTTTGAGCCGATAGACGTGCTCATTGCTATAGCAGAGATTTTAAAACAGCTTGTAAGAGGAGAAGCAAAGGTTTCGATAGAATACACAAGAGCGGTTAGCTGGGAAGGTGATTTGAAGGCTCAGGAAATGATTTGCAGGGCTTTTAAAGTTGTTGAAGACGCCTGGCGTGGAATCGGGTTTTTGCCAGAAAGCGGTTTAAGGATTTCAGATCACTTTGCTTCATTCGACGCCTTCAGGGAGTATGGAATTCCAGAAATTGCTCCTGAAAGCTGTCAAGCGGATTTGCCAAAGGGCTGTAGATGTGCTGAAGTGGTTATAGGCAAAGAAAAGCCAACTAACTGTCCGCTTTTTATGAAAAAGTGCACGCCCTCTTCGCCTGTCGGACCTTGCATGGTCTCTCTGGAAGGCACGTGTGCGATCTGGGCAAGATTTGGGGCAAATGGCTTGGCGGATCGAATTGCTGATGAGCTTGAGCTGAGGTGA
- a CDS encoding DUF1743 domain-containing protein, whose amino-acid sequence MSYLSKEELIKQYGSLPWVSPYSRVVAMTDGELVELHEFHARERCYGGASWEVLHYPRVSDLVLWARREGARNIFVLKPGKTELKLIPGVAGAGIEEVKLTDRIEITYAGLAGGGIAATVCRGMAEDVDGIEIVELGGGAKLGKAKIRLKKYSKVVIGVDDTDNKEKGATWALVNEIAYKLEKAGYGYYLLHTITQLYTKNPAKTTNCVSISVSFATEKPEELVEAFRKELEKTTLSDNTAMVVYRKISIPEKLRKYGEKVKSQLVELEEAKIIAEELGIETIVITGERGLIGAVAALAFSNSPEEAVKIYA is encoded by the coding sequence ATGAGTTACCTTAGCAAGGAGGAGCTGATTAAGCAATACGGAAGCTTACCATGGGTCTCACCTTATTCAAGAGTTGTCGCAATGACTGACGGCGAGCTTGTGGAATTGCACGAGTTTCATGCTCGCGAAAGATGCTACGGAGGAGCCTCTTGGGAAGTTCTGCACTATCCGAGGGTTAGCGATCTTGTGTTGTGGGCAAGAAGAGAGGGTGCAAGAAACATTTTTGTTTTAAAGCCCGGAAAGACTGAGTTGAAGCTAATTCCCGGCGTAGCGGGAGCGGGAATTGAGGAAGTAAAGCTGACGGACAGAATCGAGATAACCTATGCTGGCTTGGCAGGCGGTGGAATTGCCGCAACAGTTTGCAGAGGAATGGCTGAAGATGTTGACGGCATTGAAATTGTGGAGCTTGGAGGCGGAGCAAAGCTTGGAAAAGCAAAGATCAGGCTTAAGAAGTATTCAAAGGTTGTAATAGGCGTTGACGACACTGACAACAAAGAGAAGGGGGCAACATGGGCTCTTGTTAACGAGATCGCTTACAAGCTTGAAAAAGCGGGCTATGGCTACTATCTGCTTCATACGATCACACAGCTATACACCAAGAATCCCGCAAAGACCACAAATTGCGTTTCAATCTCAGTGAGCTTTGCAACTGAAAAGCCAGAAGAGCTTGTTGAGGCATTCAGAAAGGAGCTCGAGAAAACAACGCTCAGTGATAACACTGCAATGGTTGTTTACAGAAAAATTTCAATTCCTGAGAAGCTTAGAAAATATGGAGAGAAGGTGAAATCTCAGCTTGTTGAGCTTGAAGAGGCTAAGATAATTGCAGAAGAACTCGGAATAGAGACGATAGTAATAACTGGTGAGAGAGGTCTCATAGGCGCTGTAGCGGCTTTGGCATTCTCGAATTCGCCAGAAGAAGCTGTAAAGATCTATGCTTGA
- a CDS encoding radical SAM protein, whose translation MLDYRTKLELLVLGVRSSLSPLRRGGGGPVGGIGFAVRDSIVSAPAVQSFAKESPYVLLEKDNGVWLYKGHEKIGKVKLPTAKYYEHMIKGISAGRYVALDGVNALVTAVTRKCVHVDAGKKCVFCVIEENVPEKQILDKDPEDIAEAVKVAYLEDKSRHLTLTTGTPNLVDKGAIRYSEVAKKIREEVEIPIHAQIEPINREYLELLYSSGVDTIGIHVETFDERIRNAVVPGKPAIEEYLKAWENAVEVFGEWNVSSWILVGLGESVESVVKGFRAMAERGVYPYIAPYRPPPSSADRTDLRHVLKVYESLAELKGEYKIRLKFKAGCPRCTGCSAILELLSH comes from the coding sequence ATGCTTGATTACAGAACAAAGCTTGAATTGCTCGTTCTTGGCGTAAGAAGCTCTTTATCGCCTTTGCGCCGTGGAGGAGGAGGACCAGTAGGTGGAATTGGGTTCGCAGTTAGGGATTCAATAGTCTCCGCTCCGGCGGTGCAATCTTTTGCAAAGGAGTCTCCCTATGTGCTTTTAGAAAAGGACAATGGCGTATGGCTTTACAAAGGGCACGAGAAGATAGGCAAAGTCAAGCTTCCGACAGCGAAATACTATGAGCACATGATAAAGGGCATCTCCGCTGGCAGATATGTCGCCCTTGACGGAGTTAACGCCCTCGTCACCGCGGTGACAAGAAAGTGCGTGCATGTCGATGCAGGCAAAAAATGCGTTTTTTGCGTGATTGAAGAAAATGTTCCAGAGAAGCAGATCCTGGATAAGGATCCAGAAGATATTGCTGAAGCTGTGAAGGTTGCCTATTTGGAAGACAAATCGAGACACTTGACTTTAACAACGGGAACGCCAAATCTTGTGGACAAAGGAGCGATCAGGTATTCAGAAGTTGCTAAGAAAATTCGTGAAGAAGTTGAAATTCCAATCCATGCACAGATTGAGCCAATAAACAGGGAATACTTGGAGCTTCTTTACTCTTCAGGAGTTGACACCATTGGGATTCACGTCGAGACTTTTGACGAAAGAATACGAAATGCGGTAGTGCCCGGAAAGCCCGCAATAGAGGAATACCTTAAAGCATGGGAAAATGCGGTTGAAGTTTTTGGAGAGTGGAACGTCTCATCTTGGATCCTTGTAGGCTTGGGGGAAAGCGTTGAAAGCGTTGTTAAAGGTTTCAGAGCCATGGCTGAGCGGGGAGTTTATCCCTACATCGCCCCGTATCGTCCGCCACCCAGCTCAGCGGATCGCACAGATCTAAGGCATGTGCTCAAAGTATACGAAAGCCTTGCAGAGCTTAAGGGAGAATACAAAATCAGGTTAAAGTTCAAAGCGGGTTGCCCGAGATGCACAGGTTGCTCAGCCATATTAGAGCTTCTCAGTCATTAA
- a CDS encoding TfuA-related McrA-glycine thioamidation protein, with protein MKAVIFTGPSLSHEEARKIFAQAEYRPPIKRGDALKALKDGAKILGIIDGVFLQDVAISPREIMEVLREGVIVVGGGSIGALRAAELCELGMIGVGEIFRMFKNGELESDDEVAVVVNPETFEALSEPLVNIRATLSALVTKGLIEVEKRDRLIEIAKRLHYSRRSYETLIEKAIREGFITKSEAEKLLNTINENKVNLKKLDAIKVVEKVKEICLMTEKL; from the coding sequence ATGAAAGCTGTGATCTTCACTGGACCAAGCCTTAGCCATGAAGAGGCAAGAAAGATCTTTGCTCAAGCGGAATATAGGCCGCCTATAAAGCGTGGAGATGCTTTAAAAGCTCTCAAAGATGGTGCCAAGATCCTGGGGATCATAGACGGCGTTTTTTTGCAGGATGTAGCGATCTCTCCAAGGGAGATCATGGAAGTGCTCAGAGAGGGAGTGATCGTTGTTGGCGGTGGAAGCATTGGGGCTCTAAGAGCTGCGGAACTCTGCGAACTTGGAATGATTGGCGTTGGTGAGATCTTCAGAATGTTCAAAAATGGAGAGCTTGAATCTGACGATGAGGTAGCGGTTGTTGTCAATCCAGAAACTTTCGAAGCACTCTCGGAGCCTTTGGTGAACATAAGGGCAACTCTTTCTGCTTTAGTTACAAAGGGCTTGATTGAGGTAGAGAAGAGAGACAGATTGATCGAGATTGCAAAAAGACTGCATTACTCAAGGCGAAGCTACGAAACTCTGATTGAAAAGGCAATTCGAGAGGGTTTTATCACCAAGAGTGAGGCAGAAAAGCTTTTGAACACCATAAATGAGAATAAAGTCAACCTCAAAAAGCTCGACGCAATAAAAGTTGTCGAAAAAGTTAAAGAGATCTGCTTAATGACTGAGAAGCTCTAA